In a genomic window of Rhododendron vialii isolate Sample 1 chromosome 12a, ASM3025357v1:
- the LOC131311994 gene encoding L-tryptophan--pyruvate aminotransferase 1-like, which translates to MVGKGRAASMNVSKMSSHEIINLDHGDPNMFESYWRKMSEKCTLVISGSQFMSYFSDSKNVCWYLEPELENEIKRLHRVVGNASVDDYHVVVGTGSSQLLLATLYALCSPPDHDSNPVNVVSAAPYYSCYPELTNFLRSGLYKWGGDAWTYNEGGHPYIEFVTSPNNPDGRIREAIVKKGQGKLVHDLAYYWPQYTPITSCLGHDTMLFTFSKCTGHAGSRIGWALVKDEDVAKKMTEFISINTIGVSKESQIRAAKVLGHVSESCLNPGPENFFEFGQILMAERWAKLRQVVAQSGMFSLPHYPKQHCLFTGKFSTQAHPAFAWLKCKKEDVEDCEKFLRGQKIITRNGRRFGCDPKHVRVSLVGKEEEFKLFLERLLAIQGTSNGINHM; encoded by the exons atggtcgGCAAAGGGCGAGCGGCTAGCATGAACGTATCAAAAATGTCGTCCCATGAAATCATCAATCTCGACCA TGGTGATCCAAATATGTTCGAGTCCTACTGGagaaaaatgagtgaaaaatgCACATTGGTGATCTCAGGCAGCCAATTCATGAGCTATTTTTCTGATTCGAAAAATGTATGCTGGTATCTGGAGCCAGAACTGGAGAACGAGATCAAGCGATTGCATCGTGTGGTTGGAAATGCATCGGTGGACGATTATCACGTGGTGGTGGGGACTGGTTCATCCCAACTCCTTCTAGCAACACTGTATGCCTTATGCTCTCCTCCTGATCATGATTCAAACCCTGTGAATGTGGTGTCTGCTGCTCCTTACTACTCG TGCTATCCAGAGTTGACCAACTTTTTGCGGTCAGGCCTCTACAAGTGGGGAGGTGATGCGTGGACTTACAACGAGGGCGGACACCCCTACATTGAGTTTGTGACCTCCCCAAATAACCCAGATGGCAGAATTCGAGAAGCCATTGTGAAAAAAGGCCAAGGGAAGCTTGTTCATGACTTGGCCTATTATTGGCCTCAATACACTCCTATTACATCTTGTCTTGGTCATGATACAATGCTGTTTACTTTTTCCAAGTGCACTGGACATGCTGGATCTCGCATTGG ATGGGCTCTTGTCAAGGATGAAGATGTGGCAAAAAAGATGACAGAATTCATATCTATTAACACAATTGGTGTGTCAAAAGAATCCCAAATCCGGGCTGCAAAAGTCTTGGGCCACGTTTCGGAAAGCTGCCTTAATCCTGGCCCAGAAAACTTCTTCGAATTTGGCCAGATTCTAATGGCTGAAAGGTGGGCGAAGCTAAGACAAGTGGTGGCCCAAAGTGGAATGTTCAGCCTGCCTCACTACCCAAAACAGCATTGCCTCTTCACTGGAAAATTCAGTACTCAAGCACATCCTg CTTTTGCATGGTTGAAGTGCAAAAAGGAGGACGTAGAGGACTGCGAGAAGTTCCTCCGGGGACAGAAGATTATTACAAGAAATGGGAGGCGATTCGGATGCGATCCGAAGCATGTTAGGGTGAGTTTGGTCGGGAAAGAAGAGGAATTCAAACTCTTTCTGGAGAGGTTACTGGCTATCCAAGGGACTAGTAATGGAATAAATCACATGTGA
- the LOC131311991 gene encoding monooxygenase 1-like isoform X3: MDGSEEEQEIVIVGAGICGLATALALHRKGVRSVVLERSKTLRASGGGIGIWANGWCTLEQLGVASDLRKTALPIQRFRDVWLDKGLNQETPVTGEARCLMRSDLIRTLADALPPGTIHFGCQIVSVKMDPSNSYPILQLLDGSFIVAKILIGCDGLNSVVANFLELKPTKEFGSCAVRGLTNYPNGHAFPHELVRTRRNGIVVGVIPINDKLVYWFVGQQAIREDHAKGSQRPELIRELILQSIDGFPPEVAQLIEDSELESLSLTRLRYRAPWDLLLGKFRKGTVTVAGDAMHVMGPFLGQGGSAALEDAIVLARCLSRKFVNPVDRVPNSERETTRMMMIREVGEAIDQYVKERRMRVVRLSMHTYLIGSLLKPSSLLVKFACIVFMVVFFRNANHTRYDCGLL; this comes from the exons atggatgggAGTGAAGAAGAGCAAGAGATTGTGATAGTAGGCGCTGGGATTTGCGGCCTCGCCACCGCGCTTGCTCTACACAG GAAGGGAGTGAGAAGTGTTGTTCTGGAAAGATCAAAGACATTGAGGGCAAGTGGTGGGGGCATCGGGATATGGGCTAACGGCTGGTGCACCCTTGAGCAGCTTGGCGTTGCCTCTGATCTCAGAAAAACTGCTCTTCCTATTCAACG GTTTCGAGATGTATGGCTTGACAAGGGCTTGAACCAAGAGACACCAGT GACTGGTGAAGCTCGATGCTTGATGCGGAGTGACCTTATCAGGACACTAGCAGATGCATTGCCGCCTGGCACGATACATTTCGGATGCCAAATAGTATCTGTTAAGATGGATCCCTCAAATTCTTATCCAATTCTCCAACTTCTTGACGGCAGCTTTATTGTGGCCAAG ATTTTGATTGGATGCGATGGACTGAATTCAGTGGTGGCGAACTTCCTTGAGCTGAAGCCAACAAAAGAATTTGGTTCTTGTGCAGTGAGAGGCTTGACGAATTATCCGAATGGTCATGCCTTTCCCCATGAATTGGTTCGAACCAGGAGAAACGGCATTGTTGTAGGAGTAATTCCGATCAATGATAAGTTAGTGTATTGGTTCGTGGGCCAACAAGCGATTCGCGAAG ATCACGCAAAGGGTTCCCAACGTCCGGAGCTTATCAGAGAGTTGATCTTGCAGTCAATAGATGGTTTCCCACCTGAAGTCGCACAATTGATAGAAGACAGCGAGCTTGAGTCGTTATCTTTAACACGCTTAAGATACCGTGCCCCATGGGATTTGTTACTGGGAAAGTTCCGAAAGGGAACCGTGACAGTGGCTGGAGATGCAATGCATGTTATGGGTCCGTTCTTAGGACAAGGTGGCTCGGCGGCTCTGGAAGATGCTATTGTACTTGCTAGATGTTTATCACGCAAATTTGTAAACCCAGTTGATCGTGTACCTAATAGTGAAAGGGAAACAACGAGGATGATGATGATTCGCGAAGTTGGAGAAGCAATCGACCAGTACGTGAAAGAACGGAGGATGAGGGTGGTGCGATTGTCGATGCATACATATCTCATCGGTTCGCTATTGAAACCTTCCTCACTGCTGGTAAAATTTGCTTGTATCGTTTTCATGGTTGTTTTCTTCAGAAACGCAAATCATACTCGATATGATTGTGGGCTTCTGTGA
- the LOC131311991 gene encoding monooxygenase 1-like isoform X1 encodes MDGSEEEQEIVIVGAGICGLATALALHRKGVRSVVLERSKTLRASGGGIGIWANGWCTLEQLGVASDLRKTALPIQRFRDVWLDKGLNQETPVTGEARCLMRSDLIRTLADALPPGTIHFGCQIVSVKMDPSNSYPILQLLDGSFIVAKILIGCDGLNSVVANFLELKPTKEFGSCAVRGLTNYPNGHAFPHELVRTRRNGIVVGVIPINDKLVYWFVGQQAIREGADHAKGSQRPELIRELILQSIDGFPPEVAQLIEDSELESLSLTRLRYRAPWDLLLGKFRKGTVTVAGDAMHVMGPFLGQGGSAALEDAIVLARCLSRKFVNPVDRVPNSERETTRMMMIREVGEAIDQYVKERRMRVVRLSMHTYLIGSLLKPSSLLVKFACIVFMVVFFRNANHTRYDCGLL; translated from the exons atggatgggAGTGAAGAAGAGCAAGAGATTGTGATAGTAGGCGCTGGGATTTGCGGCCTCGCCACCGCGCTTGCTCTACACAG GAAGGGAGTGAGAAGTGTTGTTCTGGAAAGATCAAAGACATTGAGGGCAAGTGGTGGGGGCATCGGGATATGGGCTAACGGCTGGTGCACCCTTGAGCAGCTTGGCGTTGCCTCTGATCTCAGAAAAACTGCTCTTCCTATTCAACG GTTTCGAGATGTATGGCTTGACAAGGGCTTGAACCAAGAGACACCAGT GACTGGTGAAGCTCGATGCTTGATGCGGAGTGACCTTATCAGGACACTAGCAGATGCATTGCCGCCTGGCACGATACATTTCGGATGCCAAATAGTATCTGTTAAGATGGATCCCTCAAATTCTTATCCAATTCTCCAACTTCTTGACGGCAGCTTTATTGTGGCCAAG ATTTTGATTGGATGCGATGGACTGAATTCAGTGGTGGCGAACTTCCTTGAGCTGAAGCCAACAAAAGAATTTGGTTCTTGTGCAGTGAGAGGCTTGACGAATTATCCGAATGGTCATGCCTTTCCCCATGAATTGGTTCGAACCAGGAGAAACGGCATTGTTGTAGGAGTAATTCCGATCAATGATAAGTTAGTGTATTGGTTCGTGGGCCAACAAGCGATTCGCGAAG GAGCAGATCACGCAAAGGGTTCCCAACGTCCGGAGCTTATCAGAGAGTTGATCTTGCAGTCAATAGATGGTTTCCCACCTGAAGTCGCACAATTGATAGAAGACAGCGAGCTTGAGTCGTTATCTTTAACACGCTTAAGATACCGTGCCCCATGGGATTTGTTACTGGGAAAGTTCCGAAAGGGAACCGTGACAGTGGCTGGAGATGCAATGCATGTTATGGGTCCGTTCTTAGGACAAGGTGGCTCGGCGGCTCTGGAAGATGCTATTGTACTTGCTAGATGTTTATCACGCAAATTTGTAAACCCAGTTGATCGTGTACCTAATAGTGAAAGGGAAACAACGAGGATGATGATGATTCGCGAAGTTGGAGAAGCAATCGACCAGTACGTGAAAGAACGGAGGATGAGGGTGGTGCGATTGTCGATGCATACATATCTCATCGGTTCGCTATTGAAACCTTCCTCACTGCTGGTAAAATTTGCTTGTATCGTTTTCATGGTTGTTTTCTTCAGAAACGCAAATCATACTCGATATGATTGTGGGCTTCTGTGA
- the LOC131311991 gene encoding monooxygenase 1-like isoform X2 has translation MDRSEEEQEIVIIGAGICGLATALALHRKGMKSVVLERSETLRASGAGIGIWANGWRALEQLGVASHLRKTALPIQRFRDEWLDKGSNQERPATGEARCLKRSDLIGTLADALPPGTIHFGRQIVSVKMDPSNSYPILQLLDGSSIVAKILIGCDGLNSVVANFLELKPTKEFGTCSVRGLTNYPNGHAFPHELVRTRKNDIRIGIIPIDDKLVYWFVGQQAIREADHAKVSQRPELIRELILQSIDGFPPEVAQLIEDSELESLSLTRLRYRAPWDLLLGKFRKGTVTVAGDAMHVMGPFLGQGGSAALEDAIVLARCLSRKFVNPVDRVPNSERETTRMMMIREVGEAIDQYVKERRMRAVRLSMHTYLIGSLLKPSSLLVKFACIVFMVVFFRNPNHTRYDCGLL, from the exons atggatagGAGTGAAGAAGAGCAAGAGATTGTGATAATAGGCGCTGGGATTTGCGGCCTTGCGACCGCCCTTGCTCTACACAG GAAGGGAATGAAAAGTGTTGTTCTGGAAAGATCAGAGACATTGAGGGCAAGTGGTGCGGGTATTGGGATTTGGGCTAACGGCTGGCGCGCCCTTGAGCAGCTTGGCGTTGCCTCTCATCTCAGAAAAACTGCTCTTCCTATTCAACG GTTTCGAGATGAATGGCTTGACAAGGGCTCGAACCAAGAGAGACCAGC GACTGGTGAAGCTCGATGCTTGAAGCGGAGTGACCTTATTGGGACACTAGCGGATGCATTGCCGCCTGGCACGATACATTTCGGACGCCAAATAGTATCTGTTAAGATGGATCCCTCAAATTCTTATCCGATTCTCCAACTTCTTGATGGCAGCTCTATTGTGGCCAAG ATTTTGATCGGATGCGATGGACTAAATTCAGTGGTGGCTAATTTTCTTGAGCTGAAGCCAACAAAAGAGTTTGGCACTTGTTCAGTGAGAGGCTTGACGAATTATCCGAATGGTCATGCCTTTCCCCATGAATTGGTTCGAACCAGGAAAAATGACATTCGTATAGGAATAATTCCGATCGATGATAAGTTGGTCTATTGGTTTGTGGGCCAACAAGCGATTCGCGAAG CAGATCACGCAAAGGTTTCCCAACGTCCGGAGCTTATCAGAGAGTTGATCTTGCAGTCAATAGATGGTTTCCCACCTGAAGTCGCACAATTGATAGAAGACAGCGAGCTCGAGTCATTATCTTTAACACGGTTAAGATACCGTGCCCCATGGGATTTGTTACTGGGAAAGTTCCGAAAGGGAACAGTGACGGTAGCCGGAGATGCCATGCATGTTATGGGTCCGTTCTTAGGACAAGGTGGCTCGGCGGCTCTGGAAGATGCTATTGTACTTGCTAGATGTTTATCACGCAAATTTGTAAACCCAGTTGATCGTGTACCTAATAGTGAAAGGGAAACAACGAGGATGATGATGATTCGCGAAGTTGGAGAAGCAATCGACCAGTACGTGAAAGAACGGAGGATGAGGGCGGTGCGATTGTCGATGCATACATATCTCATCGGTTCGCTATTGAAACCTTCCTCACTGTTGGTAAAATTTGCTTGTATTGTTTTCATGGTTGTTTTCTTCAGAAACCCAAATCATACTCGATATGATTGTGGGCTTCTGTGA
- the LOC131311991 gene encoding monooxygenase 1-like isoform X4, with protein sequence MDRSEEEQEIVIIGAGICGLATALALHRKGMKSVVLERSETLRASGAGIGIWANGWRALEQLGVASHLRKTALPIQRFRDEWLDKGSNQERPATGEARCLKRSDLIGTLADALPPGTIHFGRQIVSVKMDPSNSYPILQLLDGSSIVAKILIGCDGLNSVVANFLELKPTKEFGTCSVRGLTNYPNGHAFPHELVRTRKNDIRIGIIPIDDKLVYWFVGQQAIREDHAKVSQRPELIRELILQSIDGFPPEVAQLIEDSELESLSLTRLRYRAPWDLLLGKFRKGTVTVAGDAMHVMGPFLGQGGSAALEDAIVLARCLSRKFVNPVDRVPNSERETTRMMMIREVGEAIDQYVKERRMRAVRLSMHTYLIGSLLKPSSLLVKFACIVFMVVFFRNPNHTRYDCGLL encoded by the exons atggatagGAGTGAAGAAGAGCAAGAGATTGTGATAATAGGCGCTGGGATTTGCGGCCTTGCGACCGCCCTTGCTCTACACAG GAAGGGAATGAAAAGTGTTGTTCTGGAAAGATCAGAGACATTGAGGGCAAGTGGTGCGGGTATTGGGATTTGGGCTAACGGCTGGCGCGCCCTTGAGCAGCTTGGCGTTGCCTCTCATCTCAGAAAAACTGCTCTTCCTATTCAACG GTTTCGAGATGAATGGCTTGACAAGGGCTCGAACCAAGAGAGACCAGC GACTGGTGAAGCTCGATGCTTGAAGCGGAGTGACCTTATTGGGACACTAGCGGATGCATTGCCGCCTGGCACGATACATTTCGGACGCCAAATAGTATCTGTTAAGATGGATCCCTCAAATTCTTATCCGATTCTCCAACTTCTTGATGGCAGCTCTATTGTGGCCAAG ATTTTGATCGGATGCGATGGACTAAATTCAGTGGTGGCTAATTTTCTTGAGCTGAAGCCAACAAAAGAGTTTGGCACTTGTTCAGTGAGAGGCTTGACGAATTATCCGAATGGTCATGCCTTTCCCCATGAATTGGTTCGAACCAGGAAAAATGACATTCGTATAGGAATAATTCCGATCGATGATAAGTTGGTCTATTGGTTTGTGGGCCAACAAGCGATTCGCGAAG ATCACGCAAAGGTTTCCCAACGTCCGGAGCTTATCAGAGAGTTGATCTTGCAGTCAATAGATGGTTTCCCACCTGAAGTCGCACAATTGATAGAAGACAGCGAGCTCGAGTCATTATCTTTAACACGGTTAAGATACCGTGCCCCATGGGATTTGTTACTGGGAAAGTTCCGAAAGGGAACAGTGACGGTAGCCGGAGATGCCATGCATGTTATGGGTCCGTTCTTAGGACAAGGTGGCTCGGCGGCTCTGGAAGATGCTATTGTACTTGCTAGATGTTTATCACGCAAATTTGTAAACCCAGTTGATCGTGTACCTAATAGTGAAAGGGAAACAACGAGGATGATGATGATTCGCGAAGTTGGAGAAGCAATCGACCAGTACGTGAAAGAACGGAGGATGAGGGCGGTGCGATTGTCGATGCATACATATCTCATCGGTTCGCTATTGAAACCTTCCTCACTGTTGGTAAAATTTGCTTGTATTGTTTTCATGGTTGTTTTCTTCAGAAACCCAAATCATACTCGATATGATTGTGGGCTTCTGTGA
- the LOC131311991 gene encoding monooxygenase 1-like isoform X5, protein MKSVVLERSETLRASGAGIGIWANGWRALEQLGVASHLRKTALPIQRFRDEWLDKGSNQERPATGEARCLKRSDLIGTLADALPPGTIHFGRQIVSVKMDPSNSYPILQLLDGSSIVAKILIGCDGLNSVVANFLELKPTKEFGTCSVRGLTNYPNGHAFPHELVRTRKNDIRIGIIPIDDKLVYWFVGQQAIREADHAKVSQRPELIRELILQSIDGFPPEVAQLIEDSELESLSLTRLRYRAPWDLLLGKFRKGTVTVAGDAMHVMGPFLGQGGSAALEDAIVLARCLSRKFVNPVDRVPNSERETTRMMMIREVGEAIDQYVKERRMRAVRLSMHTYLIGSLLKPSSLLVKFACIVFMVVFFRNPNHTRYDCGLL, encoded by the exons ATGAAAAGTGTTGTTCTGGAAAGATCAGAGACATTGAGGGCAAGTGGTGCGGGTATTGGGATTTGGGCTAACGGCTGGCGCGCCCTTGAGCAGCTTGGCGTTGCCTCTCATCTCAGAAAAACTGCTCTTCCTATTCAACG GTTTCGAGATGAATGGCTTGACAAGGGCTCGAACCAAGAGAGACCAGC GACTGGTGAAGCTCGATGCTTGAAGCGGAGTGACCTTATTGGGACACTAGCGGATGCATTGCCGCCTGGCACGATACATTTCGGACGCCAAATAGTATCTGTTAAGATGGATCCCTCAAATTCTTATCCGATTCTCCAACTTCTTGATGGCAGCTCTATTGTGGCCAAG ATTTTGATCGGATGCGATGGACTAAATTCAGTGGTGGCTAATTTTCTTGAGCTGAAGCCAACAAAAGAGTTTGGCACTTGTTCAGTGAGAGGCTTGACGAATTATCCGAATGGTCATGCCTTTCCCCATGAATTGGTTCGAACCAGGAAAAATGACATTCGTATAGGAATAATTCCGATCGATGATAAGTTGGTCTATTGGTTTGTGGGCCAACAAGCGATTCGCGAAG CAGATCACGCAAAGGTTTCCCAACGTCCGGAGCTTATCAGAGAGTTGATCTTGCAGTCAATAGATGGTTTCCCACCTGAAGTCGCACAATTGATAGAAGACAGCGAGCTCGAGTCATTATCTTTAACACGGTTAAGATACCGTGCCCCATGGGATTTGTTACTGGGAAAGTTCCGAAAGGGAACAGTGACGGTAGCCGGAGATGCCATGCATGTTATGGGTCCGTTCTTAGGACAAGGTGGCTCGGCGGCTCTGGAAGATGCTATTGTACTTGCTAGATGTTTATCACGCAAATTTGTAAACCCAGTTGATCGTGTACCTAATAGTGAAAGGGAAACAACGAGGATGATGATGATTCGCGAAGTTGGAGAAGCAATCGACCAGTACGTGAAAGAACGGAGGATGAGGGCGGTGCGATTGTCGATGCATACATATCTCATCGGTTCGCTATTGAAACCTTCCTCACTGTTGGTAAAATTTGCTTGTATTGTTTTCATGGTTGTTTTCTTCAGAAACCCAAATCATACTCGATATGATTGTGGGCTTCTGTGA